GAACGTCCCGCAATCCGTCACCGAAAATGTTGATGGCAATGACCGTCAAAAAAATCGCCAGACCTGGCGGAATCCACAGCCAGGGCCGTTTCTCAAAATCGATGACGTTGTTGGCCGCATCGATCATATTTCCCCAAGTGGGCGTTGGGGGCATGACCCCGAGCCCGAAGAAGCTGAGCACCGATTCCGACAGTATCGCTCCTCCGATGCTAAGTGTGGCGATGACGATCAGAAGCGGGAAGACATTGGGCAGTAGATGGCGAAACAGCTTGCGCTTATCGCTGAGACCCAGCACGTCGGCAGCTATCATATACTCCCGTTCCCGCAAGGTCAGCATTTGGCTGCGGACGAGCCGCGCCACGCCGGGCCAGCCGATGACGCTAAGCATGAGCATGACCAGATACAGCCGATAGTCGGTTGGAACCTTCCAATCCGACATTAACGCCCCCATGATGAAGAGAATCGGAAGCCCCGGGATCGTAAACAACAAATCGGCGGTTCGCATGATCAACTGATCGACTACTCCACGATAATAACCCGAAATGACGCCGAGAACCGTCCCGATTGTCATGGATAACGCCATGGACGCAAGGCCGACCGTGAGTGAAATTCGGCCTGCTTGCAAGAGCCGGGTCAGCACATCGCGGCCAAGCAGGTCCGTTCCCAGCCAATGCTTGCCGCTTGGGGGCTGGTGCATCATGGCGGGATTGATTTTGCCATCCGCATATGGGGAGAACAAGGGACCGATAAAGCAAACAACAAACATCAACACGATGAAGGCGAAGCCAGTTACGGCCAGCTTGTTTTTCTTGAGCTTCCGAGTGGATTGCTTCCATAAGGAGTCTGAAACCTCCATTCCTCTGCTGGCTTTTCCGGCTTGACTTGCCGTCGTTGGAATCGACAAAGGTAGTTCCTCCTTTCTTTAAAGCCTGACCCGGGGATCGGAAGTGTGGTAGAGGATATCGGATATGAGCGTCCCGACGACCGTCAAGATAGCCAAAAACATGGTAAAGCCCATGAGGAGCGGATAATCCCGCACCGTGAAAGATTGCATGTACAACTGGCCGATGCCCGGCCAATTGAATATCTTCTCAATGATGATGGAGCCGCCGAACAGGCCCGGCAATTCGAAGCCAATCAACGTAATCGCGGGCAGCATCGCGTTTTTCAATGCGTGGCGGAACAGCACCGTTCTTTCCTTCAACCCTTTTGCACGGGCGGTGCGGACATAATCCTGCCGGATCACCTCCAGCATGTTGCTCCGGAAATAACGGGTGAGCGACCCGACGCCAAGCAAAATCATGACGGCTGCCGGAAGCAGCATATGGTGCAGCACCTCGACGACGTAGTCCCAGCCCTCGGCCCGGCTCCCTGTCGTGATCATTCCACCCGGCGGGAGAATTTTTAAATCGACGGCGAATACTTTGATCAGGAATAACCCGATGAAGAACGAAGGAATCGACATCGCGGCGAAGATGCCGATCATCACCAGGGTATCCAGCAGCGAGTATTGCTTATAGGCCGTAAGAACACCCACGACGACCGCAATGAACCAGGTGAAGAACGTCGAAACCACCGCCAGCAGAAAGGAGTTCCATATGTAATCCTGAAACAGGTCCAGGACGGGGCGCTGCTGGGCCAAAGAATAACCGAAATCGCCTTTGAAAATGTTGGCCATCCAGTTCACGTATCGTTCAATGACAGGCTTGTTCAACCCGTGAATTTCCCTTAGTTCCGCCTTGCGCTCCTCGCTCAAACTCAAGTTGTTGTCTACATAGTCGCCTGGCGTTAAGGAATACAAGATAAAGATTAACAAGGACGCGCCAATTAATATCAAGAGCATGTACAAGCATCTTCGGAGCAAATAGGTTCTCATGTTCTCTCCTTCATCAGTCATCTCCTTGCCTGATGGATTCAGGCAGGAGATGTCTTCTTTGATAGAGCTGTCTAATCTTCCCTCCAGCTGCCAGCTCGCTTATTGCAGATTCCAACCCGGCAAGCTGTATGCGATACCCGCGAGCGGGTTCAACTCAAAACCGTCGATGCGTCCGTTGATTGCGATGACTGATTTCGTATAGTTGGTAAACATGATCGGCAATTCGTCATTCAATATTTTGAACATTTCGTGGTAAATCGCTTTACGCTTTTCGACGTCGCCAGTCGCAAGACCCTGGGCGTAAAGCTCTTCGATGCGTGGATTGTCGTAGCCCTTCGTTTCTCCTTTGATGAACCGCTCCACCCCTTGCGAAGGATCACTGATAATCGTCGTGGAGAACGAAGCCATGTCATAATCGCCGTTATTGACCTTGGATACAAGCGTGTTGAAATCCGGGAATTGCTCAGGCACGAAATCAACTCCGATTTCTTGATAGTTCTCTTTGGCGACGGCAATGAAAATATCGGTATTCGGGCTCTTCGATCCCAAATAGTTGATACGGAGCTTGACCCCGTCCTTCTCCCGAATGCCGTCTGCGCCGACCGTCCAGCCCGCTTCGTCCAGCAATTGTTTTGCTCTTTCCGGATCATACGGATACGGGTTGATGCCTTCCTCGGTATAAGACCACAGAATCGGAGATGATGGAATGTTGGCGATCGACGCTGCCCCTTGCCTGGAATCCACGTAAATCAGCTGACGATTCAGACCGTAAGTCAAGGCTTGGCGAACCCGCTTGTCTTTCAATTGATCCCTCTCCAGATTGAATTGATTATAGCCGTAGTTACTGGCCGTGGACGGAATCAAGTTTAAGAAGCCAAGGGATTTCAGTTTCTCGATGTTATCTGTCGTAGCTGAAAAGCTACCATAGTCGACTTCCCCGGTTTCGATAAACTGCCAAGTGTCTCCCTCCGTGGTCTTGTAGATGAAGTATTCGGTCTTCGGTTTGCCTAACACATAGTGTTCATTGGCGACAAAACGCACTTCTTGGCCTGGAATGAACTTCTCCAGCTTGTAAGGTCCGTTCGTGATCGGATTGGCGTGCAGGTTCTTAATATAATCCAGGTTGCCGAACTGATAATCCTTTCCATAGTACACTTTGGACAATATCGGTCCACCAAGCACTGTCAACGCCGTTGCGTTGGTCTCTTCCAGCGTCACGGAAATGGTTCGCTCATCGATAATTTGAATGCCTTCAATGGAATCCGCCTTACCGTCCTTGTAGGCTTGACCACCTTTGATCTTCGTCTCCACCACGCTGTTGAGGCCGTCATAAGACGGGTCATGAAGCAAGGTCCATGTAAATTCCACATCCTCGGTTGTCATGGGGGAACCATCGCTGTACTTCAGTCCTTCGCGAAGATAATATGTATAAGTCAGCTTATCCTCGGAAATGTCCCATTTCTCCGCGAGACCCGGAACTGGCAAACCGCCGGTGTCGACGCGGACAAGCGGTGTGTACAGGACAGAGTTTACGTTCCCGTCATAGCCCACTTGGGTGAAGTATGGTGTGAAGGCCCCGCTCGGATTCACCAGCGTCACGATAATCGCATCATTGCGCTGCTTCGCCCTGTCCGGGAGCTTGTTTAGATCGGTTGCGGTCAAGGGTTCTTCGAGTAAATGGCCCTCCGTCCCCTGCTCAGCCGGCTCACTGGAGGCAGTCGCTGGGGGAGTTGACGGCGGCGATGCCTCCGGCTCGTTGTTGGTAGATGCGGATGAGCAAGCAGACAGTATTAGGAATAGCGTCAATAACCCTAACCATAACAAACCGTAATATCGTTGTTTTCTCATAGAAACCACCTTTGTCTTTTTTAAAACCTAGCTTCCAAGTAAAATTATAATTCAAATAGGATAAGTAGGATTTATAGCCAAACTGATGCATCAGTAAGATCATTTTAGCCAGCGTTATTGATTCTGTAAATAGCTAACTTCCGCGTGTTTCTGCCTAAACAGAAACATTCTGACGACTTTTGAACACTACAATGCCGGCCTTAGATTGGCCGGCATTTGTCCAAATGCTGAATATCATATCTTCTTCGGTTCTTCAACGCTTACGATGGATTTCGTCAATCCATTCATGTTCTTTCATCCTAGTTTTCGAATGGAACGACATGCTTCGTGATAGGAAGAAATCGAATGTGCACGCTCCGTTCAATCCCTAAGTTCAGAATCCGTTTTTGCACCGATGGTCTCTTGGGCACCTAGACATTCCGCTAATCCGAATTAAGATGCTATTTGTCCAAATGTTGAGTCTTCCATATCAGTCAAATTTAGTATTTCACATACGGTTCGAGCATTTAATTTTTTTAAAAAAAATCTTTTACGTGGCTTTTGCACGTCGTTTTGCATCCTAATTGCACTTAAATACGGATTAAAGTCTGTTGAAGATATGCTTAAATACAAAAAAAGCCACATTTCATGTGACTTTCAAGATACCATGCTCTTATCGTCCGATAGGAATGTGAACACTTTTGTATCATTAGACATTAACGCTATCGGAGGACTAGAAACATCTATCAAAAGTTGAATAACCAATTCACGAGGCATCAGGCCGCTCGCCTACTCCTGCTCTTTGTTAGCCCAATGGGAGGATACGCTTTGCAGAAATCGCAGAATAACGTGTAATTCCGCTTCCTTAAACGGCTCAAGCAGCTGCATAAACCTCTCCTCCTCCAGCTTGTGAAGTTGTTGATGAAGCTCAAAAACCCGTCTGCCCTTCTCCGTTAAACTGAAGTAGACTTCCTTCTTATTATCATTCAGTTGCCTTCGATGGATATAGCCTTCCTCCAACAGCTTCGCGCTGATCTTCGTAATGCCGGCCTTGGACAAGTTCATCTTCACTGCAAGCGCCGTATTGTTGATCGGCTCGTTGTTGCCGATGCAGTCGATCACGTGCACGCTAGTCAAATGACGCGGGATCGACTCCAATTGCTGCTCTTGTGCATAACGAAAAATCTTGTCCTGCTCCGATTCGATCCTTTGCTCGCTCAGATGCACAAAATGAACAACCTGATCCTGGACCAGCCATTTGATCGTCTCCAATGAATTCATCATCTCGCACCTTCCGTAACACAAATTATAGTTTACCGAGAAACAATCGTATCATGTTCCGATACCAGGGAGCAACGTTCCTCTACCAAAGATACGAGATGGTTAACGCAGGGATTCCTTCAGGCTCTGTCGATTCCCCGTTCCTTCTGCCGCGCTTTGCAAATTGCAAAAACAAATGGTAGTGCCAGCACGACAATAAGCGTTGATAAAATGTTCAAATCGTTGATGCCCATCGTTGTGGACAGGTGGGCCAAGTTCGGTCCGACTTCCCCATCGGTCAGCCTTGCGGCGTGGTCAGCCGTACGTGAAGATAGCAGCGTGGTGAATAGAGCCACACCGAACGATACGAATACATTCCGCAGCCAGTTCTGAATGGAGGAGGCGTGTCCGATATATTCGCGGGAAATCTCCTCCATCCCGGCCGTCGTCGCCGGCATCAGCACCAGGGCGAGACCTAGACTGCGGACCGTCATCCACAAGAGCGTATATGCAGATGAGCTGTCGATTTTCAGCCACGCTAGCGGCAAATTTCCTGCGGCCATCAACAGTACGCCAACAAGCAGTAGCGGCATGGGGCCAACCACTTTGTACAGCCGACCGACAACCAAGGACATAATCGCCATGGCACATGTAGCTGGTAACAGAATCATCCCCGAATCAAGTGGCGAATGTCCCTGAACATTTTGCAAGAAAACGGGAACGAGGAGCATGCCCGAAAAAAAGTTGATCATCACGATACACAGCAATATCACCGTCGACGTGAATCGCCGATTCAGAAATACTTTGAGCTGTAGAAGCGGCGTGTCGATTGACATCTCGCGCCAAAGAAACAGTGCTAGCGCCAATAGCCCGCCTCCCAGACAAAGCAGCGTACGGGCCGAGCCCCATCCCCAACCGGAGCCTTGCGACAACGTGATCAACAGCAGCGAACTTGCGGCGATGACCGTCAGAAGCCCCCATACATCGAAACCCTTCGGTACTTTCAGACGATAGTAAGGAATGAAGAAAACGGCAACAACGATCGCAAGCACGCCTAGCGGCACATTGGTCCAGAAGAGCCACTTCCAGGAGCCGTGCTGGATAAGCCAACCTGCGTAAGTCGGTCCAATGGCTGGCGCCACGATCGAAGCTGCGATCCAGATGCTCATGGTGACAGACTGCTGGTGCCTGGGGATGATTTGAAATATCATGGTCATCGACGCCGGCACTATAATACCGCAGAACGCGCCCTGAACAATGCGGAAGGCGATCAGCATCGACGCGTTCCAAGACAAGGCGCACAGTACGGAAGCAATCGTCATGCCAAGCAAGGCGAAAATATACAATCGCTTATAACTGAAGCGTTGGCCGAAATAGCCAGCTGTAGGCGCGAAGGTCCCGAGCGCCAACATGAAGCCTGTCAGTGTCCATTGCACAACACTTAAGTCGGTTGCAAATTCTTTTTGCAAGACCGGCAAAGCTATATTAATCGTATTGCTATTCAACAGCGAAAGGAAGTTTCCCATGAAAATCGCTACAATTAATGGTATAAGCTTTAGGGGCTTCTGAGTTTGTTGCTCTTGCATGTTCATTACATTCGTTTTTTTCATATCAGGTTCTACCGCCCCTCCACTTACATTGTTTACTAGTTAACTAAAATAATAGATCCACACGCATCATCGACAGTTTCAATCCAATTCTTGCCCTTATTCCATAATCTTATCTGGCTCGGCAACCTGCTTGATCTTACTCTCGAGATGCTTCTCGCTTCCTAGGTAATATCTCTGAACCGGATGTAGTCGGTCATCAAGATTATATACAAGCGGAATACCCGTTGGGATGTTCAAATCAATAATCTCTTTTGAGCTGAGATTTTCCAGAAACATGATTAATGCCCGTAGACTATTGCCGTGTGCAGCGATAATGACATTTTTACCCGCTTTAATCTGCGGTGCAATTTCCTTATCCCAATAATCCCTAACCCGAACAACCGTTTCCTTGAGGCTTTCCGTTAACGGGATAAGCTCGTCATCCATGTCGCGATATTTAATATCGTATCTTGGATAACGGGCATCGTCCTTTGTCAAAGCAGGGGGCAGCACATCATAGCTTCTGCGCCATAATTGAACCTGCGCTTCTCCATATTTCTCAGCGGTTGTTGTTTTGCTTAAACCTTGAAGCGCACCATAATGGCGCTCATTAAGCTGCCATGTTTTATATACAGGGATCCACAGCAAATCCATTTCTTCCAGCACATAATCTAGTGTTTTAATCGCTCGCTTTAAATATGAGGTATAGGCTACATCAAATACCAACTGTTCTTCCTTAAGTAATTTGCCGGCATGTAAAGCCTCCTGGATGCCTTTATCCGACAAGTTTACATCCATCCAGCCTGTAAATAAATTCGCTTTGTTCCACAGACTTTCTCCATGTCTAATCAAAACCAATTTATGCATCTCTCTCCCATCCTTTCTGATGAACTCAGTTGCAACCTCAAAATTCTGGACAGATGATAGGACTTACCCTATGCTGCCTTCCATCTCCAGCTTGATGAGCCTGTTCATTT
Above is a window of Paenibacillus sp. FSL K6-1330 DNA encoding:
- a CDS encoding ABC transporter permease, which produces MRTYLLRRCLYMLLILIGASLLIFILYSLTPGDYVDNNLSLSEERKAELREIHGLNKPVIERYVNWMANIFKGDFGYSLAQQRPVLDLFQDYIWNSFLLAVVSTFFTWFIAVVVGVLTAYKQYSLLDTLVMIGIFAAMSIPSFFIGLFLIKVFAVDLKILPPGGMITTGSRAEGWDYVVEVLHHMLLPAAVMILLGVGSLTRYFRSNMLEVIRQDYVRTARAKGLKERTVLFRHALKNAMLPAITLIGFELPGLFGGSIIIEKIFNWPGIGQLYMQSFTVRDYPLLMGFTMFLAILTVVGTLISDILYHTSDPRVRL
- a CDS encoding MDR family MFS transporter, whose product is MKKTNVMNMQEQQTQKPLKLIPLIVAIFMGNFLSLLNSNTINIALPVLQKEFATDLSVVQWTLTGFMLALGTFAPTAGYFGQRFSYKRLYIFALLGMTIASVLCALSWNASMLIAFRIVQGAFCGIIVPASMTMIFQIIPRHQQSVTMSIWIAASIVAPAIGPTYAGWLIQHGSWKWLFWTNVPLGVLAIVVAVFFIPYYRLKVPKGFDVWGLLTVIAASSLLLITLSQGSGWGWGSARTLLCLGGGLLALALFLWREMSIDTPLLQLKVFLNRRFTSTVILLCIVMINFFSGMLLVPVFLQNVQGHSPLDSGMILLPATCAMAIMSLVVGRLYKVVGPMPLLLVGVLLMAAGNLPLAWLKIDSSSAYTLLWMTVRSLGLALVLMPATTAGMEEISREYIGHASSIQNWLRNVFVSFGVALFTTLLSSRTADHAARLTDGEVGPNLAHLSTTMGINDLNILSTLIVVLALPFVFAICKARQKERGIDRA
- a CDS encoding ABC transporter substrate-binding protein, translated to MRKQRYYGLLWLGLLTLFLILSACSSASTNNEPEASPPSTPPATASSEPAEQGTEGHLLEEPLTATDLNKLPDRAKQRNDAIIVTLVNPSGAFTPYFTQVGYDGNVNSVLYTPLVRVDTGGLPVPGLAEKWDISEDKLTYTYYLREGLKYSDGSPMTTEDVEFTWTLLHDPSYDGLNSVVETKIKGGQAYKDGKADSIEGIQIIDERTISVTLEETNATALTVLGGPILSKVYYGKDYQFGNLDYIKNLHANPITNGPYKLEKFIPGQEVRFVANEHYVLGKPKTEYFIYKTTEGDTWQFIETGEVDYGSFSATTDNIEKLKSLGFLNLIPSTASNYGYNQFNLERDQLKDKRVRQALTYGLNRQLIYVDSRQGAASIANIPSSPILWSYTEEGINPYPYDPERAKQLLDEAGWTVGADGIREKDGVKLRINYLGSKSPNTDIFIAVAKENYQEIGVDFVPEQFPDFNTLVSKVNNGDYDMASFSTTIISDPSQGVERFIKGETKGYDNPRIEELYAQGLATGDVEKRKAIYHEMFKILNDELPIMFTNYTKSVIAINGRIDGFELNPLAGIAYSLPGWNLQ
- the opp4C gene encoding oligopeptide ABC transporter permease: MEVSDSLWKQSTRKLKKNKLAVTGFAFIVLMFVVCFIGPLFSPYADGKINPAMMHQPPSGKHWLGTDLLGRDVLTRLLQAGRISLTVGLASMALSMTIGTVLGVISGYYRGVVDQLIMRTADLLFTIPGLPILFIMGALMSDWKVPTDYRLYLVMLMLSVIGWPGVARLVRSQMLTLREREYMIAADVLGLSDKRKLFRHLLPNVFPLLIVIATLSIGGAILSESVLSFFGLGVMPPTPTWGNMIDAANNVIDFEKRPWLWIPPGLAIFLTVIAINIFGDGLRDVLDPKQNTSR
- the gpmA gene encoding 2,3-diphosphoglycerate-dependent phosphoglycerate mutase is translated as MHKLVLIRHGESLWNKANLFTGWMDVNLSDKGIQEALHAGKLLKEEQLVFDVAYTSYLKRAIKTLDYVLEEMDLLWIPVYKTWQLNERHYGALQGLSKTTTAEKYGEAQVQLWRRSYDVLPPALTKDDARYPRYDIKYRDMDDELIPLTESLKETVVRVRDYWDKEIAPQIKAGKNVIIAAHGNSLRALIMFLENLSSKEIIDLNIPTGIPLVYNLDDRLHPVQRYYLGSEKHLESKIKQVAEPDKIME
- a CDS encoding MarR family transcriptional regulator; the protein is MNSLETIKWLVQDQVVHFVHLSEQRIESEQDKIFRYAQEQQLESIPRHLTSVHVIDCIGNNEPINNTALAVKMNLSKAGITKISAKLLEEGYIHRRQLNDNKKEVYFSLTEKGRRVFELHQQLHKLEEERFMQLLEPFKEAELHVILRFLQSVSSHWANKEQE